The sequence below is a genomic window from Sandaracinaceae bacterium.
AGCGCGTGCGTGCCAGCCGCAGCCCTCCAGGCCAGCGCGCCAGGACTTGCACCACCTCCTGGGGCCGCACCGTGCTGCATGCGTTGCGGTCGAAGTCGAGGTCGCGCGTGGGGGTGAAGTAGCCCGTCTCGAAGGGAGCGCAGCGCAGGTCGATCGGCTCGAGGGCCACGTGCAGGCTGGGTGCCACGGGGGGCAGGGTGTCGAGTCGTCGTAGCGCCCGGCGCTCCTCGCCGCTCCATGGCCCCCCGTCTGCGTGGACGAACGCGCCGCTGGCGAAGCGCTCCCGGAGGAATGCGAAGCGCTCGTTGACCGAGGTGAGGAGCCGGTCGGTGCGCAGCGGCTCGAGCAGATCGACCTGGCCAATGGGGCCGTCGTCGCCGCCAGCGTGTGCCATGGAGAGGGCATGGTCGCGCACCTCGTCGGCCGAGAGCAGCGGAGCGTCCACGTCGCCATAGGCGGCGGCACGCGTGATCCAGTAGTCCAAGCGCTCGTGCTCGGCGAGCACCCCGGGGAGCCGCTCGGGGGCGCGCGCCTGGGCGGGGCACGCGGTGCTCGCCTCGCTGCCCGCCGCGGGCTCCGGGGCGGGCTCGGGTTCGCCATCGCTCGGGCCGCCGCAGCCCAACAGGTATGCACACAGCAGGTGCGCCGTCGCAGCGACCCCGCGCCCACGCGCAGGCGACGGGCGCGCGCGCAGGCAGCGCGCGTCGCGCGGGGGGGCAGGAGAGGTGGGTTCTGACATGAGCTCGCTCAAACGATGGCGCGCGAGGGACCAGCGCGACGCTGCAGGTAGCGCAGCGCTTGGGTGGCGACGCTCCCGGTGTCGCCGAGACCGAGGCGCGTGCCCTGCGGGAAGCCCACGTGGCCACCGCGAGAGAGGAACACCGTGCGCACCGCGCGGCATTCCTCGAGGACGGGGCGCACGACGTGCGCGAACACCATGGGATCCTTCGTGGTGGCGACCACCAGCGTCGGCACCTCGATCTGGTGGAGGATCGGCGCGACGGATGTGCGCGCGTAGTAGTCGTCGGCCGAACTGAAGCCATGGCGCGGCGCCACGACGCGCTCGTCCCACTCGCGCAGGGTGTCGATGGTCTCCGCGAGATCCACGCGGTAGGGCACGTCCACCCGCGCCGCGACGTTCTTGTAGATGTCCTTGAGCCCCTTCAACACGTTGCGCCGGTAGATTCTCCCCTTCGGTTTGTCGATCTCGACGACGCCGGCCGCCAGGTCGATGGGCGGACAGATGGCTGCCAGCCCCGCGATCCGCGGGTGTCCACCCTCCGCAGCGTGGCGCAGCGCCATGTGCCCACCGAGGGAGTAGCCCAGCACGAAGACGCGCCGGAACACCGTGATTTCAGGGCTCTCGAGCACGGCCGCGAGGTCGGCCGTGAGGCCTGCGTGGTAGTAGTCGGTGCCGTGCCGGTCGGCGCCCCGCAGGTTCACACGCAGGCAGGCCATCCCCAGCGCGTGTGCGTCCTGAGCGACGGCCACCATGTAGTGGCTGCGATGGCTGCCCCCCATGCCGTGGATGGCGACGACGAGATCCAGTTCCCCAGGCTCGAACGAGCCCGCCGGGAGGGTCAGCCGCCCCGTCAGACGAACAGGCCCGCGCACGGGGTCGTCGACGTGGACGCGGAAGTGGCGAGATGGAGGCGGCGCCTTGGGCCGCAGCACATGCGCCACGTAGGGCCGGAACGTCCAGAGGTGCCCGTGCAGGTCCATGTCCGCTCAGTCTATGCCGTGGGTTGGGGCACATTCAACCGCGCAACTGGGGGTCGCCCGCCACGGGTCGTCGATGGAGGCGCGAGCGTCAGTCTCGCGTCCGACACATGTCCGCCATCTTCTCGAAGGAGGCCATCACGCGGAGGCGCATGTCGGGGGTCAGCGCGCTGTCCTCCATCGCATCGCGCATGCACGCCAGCCACGCGTCGCGCTCGCTCGGGCCGATGTCGAAGCGTTGGTGGGCCGCCGGGATGACCACTCGTCCGAAGCGTTCGTTGTAGCGCTGCGGGCCTCCCATCCAGCCGATGAGGAAGGTCGCCAGCTTGTCGGTCATCTCGGCGAGGTCCCCTTGGTGCATGGCACGGATGGTGGTCGCGTCGGCGCGTGCGCCCATGACGTCGTAGAAGCGCGCGACGAGCGCCCGCACTCCGTCGTCTCCGAGTTGTTCGTACGGGGTGGTCATGTGCCAGAGGCTAGCGATTCTCGTGCCGAGGACCAGGGCCCTGACGGTTGGGGATCCGTCAGGGCCCTCACCCGCTCGGGGGCGGGGGTTGGCGAGGCGGGGATTGCGCGTGGCGCACCTTCCGCGCAATCCCTGCACCACGGCGACGAGGCGGGACCGAGGTGGCGTGGCACGCGCGGACGGCGCCCGCGCGCATGGCGCAAGCGAGTGGCCGTGCGGAGACCGCTGGCGTGCTTCGTGCTTCGTGAACGGGTGTCCAACCAACCCAGGAGAAGAGTCGTATGTCGAACACCAAGGAAAAGGCCGTCGAGCTCGGAGCCAGTGTGCGTGAGGACCTCGAGCGGTTCCGCACCGAGCTGCGCGGCCTGGCCGACGAGATCCGCCTGAAGGTCCACTTGGGCGGGATGGACCTCAAGGACTCGTGGCGAGAGGTCGAGCCCAAGCTGGTCGACTTCGAGGCTCGACTCGAGCAGGCCGGGGCGGAGATCGGAAAGGAGCTGAAGGGCGTCGGGTCCGAAGTGAAGCAGGCGGCGCACGACCTGGACGGCCTGGGGAAGAAGCTGAAGGGCGACCTACTGGACTTGCGGGACCGGCTCGCGAAGCACTGACGGCCCATCCGCCTCTTTCCGAGGCGGCCCTCCAGCCGGCCACCGAGGTCGCTGGCGTGCGCAACACGCTCAAGGCGTGCGCCGCGTCCACGGGTAGAAGGGGGGGTCGTCCTCGCACGAGGGTACGTCGTCACGCGGGCAGAAGATGCGCAGGTGGAAGTGGCTGCGATGGGGCGAGCCCCGGGGCTGACGCATCACCGCCTCGGCCCGCGTGAGGACGTCGGCGCTGACACGCTGGCGCCGCGCGTGCGCGAGCAGCGCGGCGATGATGGGGTTCGCCACGAAGATGTACTGGGGCTGCACGTCCGGGTGCGTCAGCAGGGCCTCTACCAGGGTCCAGTTGCGGGCGACGTCGAAGGCATAGAGGGAGCCACGGTGCGTGCCCATCAGCTGATTCGACATGGACACGAAGCCGGGGCCAGCGGGGAGGGCACGGCGCTGGTGGTCCAGCACGTAGAACCCGAGGTCGACGTCTCGGCCGCTGCGGTGCGACTGATGCGGACGGATGCGCCCGCCGCCTTCGCGGGAGAGATCTCCCACGACCAGCTGACTGCCCGGTGCGCTGGCCGAGACGGCCTCGGCGCCCGCGACGATGAGCGTCACCAGCTCCGCCGTACCGAAGTGCTCGCCACGCGCCGCCGAGATGACACGCACGACGGGCAGCCGTGGCATCGGCACCCCGCGCCGCAAGAGCCCACGGTTGGCCGTGCCCATGGAGATCGAGCGGGAGTGCCCGACGATAGCCTCGACGCTGAATGGGGGTGGGGCCGGCGGCGCAGGGGGGGCCGTGTCCGCCAGCTGGGCCCGCGCCTCTTCCTCGGCCGCGATCTCTCTGTCGATGTCGCGCTGTTCTTCCTCCGTGGGCTCCCCGTGGCCTTCGGCGTGCGCCTGCTCCCGTTCGAGCTCCTCGCGTGTGTGCGGGTGGGGGAGGTCGGCCGCGCTCTCAGCGACCGCGGCGAGCGACGCCAACATCGCGATCAGCGCGAACGCGGGCGACGGGAGGCGGGCTTGGGGGCGCATGACCCCCCAGCATGCAGGCTGCGCCGCCCGCCGCAACGCAGGCGCCACAGGGCGAGCGCCCGGACTCCGGCCCAACGGCCGAAAACCCCTGAATTCTGGCCACTTGGCCGATGCGACAGACTTGCCAAGCGCGGTGTCGCGTGCTTTATGGGCACCCGGTTCGAGCCGCCCTGGCCCGGCCTACGTTACTGTTGTTCCGACGAGGATGCGCATCATGGATCGCCCACAGCTGCTCACGTTGTTTCAGAAGATGGCCGGCGAGGTCGCCGAGAAGGACCTGACGGGCCTCGAGGAAGCCAGCGTCATCGCCGACATCGGCGTCGACTCCCTCGCCATGCTCGAGATCGTGGGCGAGATGGAGCGCGAGCTCGGCGTTCAGATCCCGGATGACGAGCTGGTCGGCATCGAGACGGTGCGCCAGCTGCTGGACCTCGTCGAGAAGCGCGTCGCCATCGGCTGACGGGAAAGGGTCCCCATGGCCTCGGATCAGTACCACGAGAAGCTCTACCAACGGTTCCGCACCTTCTTCGACGAAGCGGAGCAAAACCGTCGCTGGAACCCGTACCGAGACGTGCCCTGGGACAAGATCAACCCGGAGCTCCCGGAGCACGTGGCCCTGTGCGCCGAGACGTTCCTCGGTGTCGAGGCGTACCTGCCTGACTACATCCGCTTCGGCATGGACGCCGTGCGGGCGAGCTCGGTGGCCCAGCGCTGGTTCGCAGCAAACTGGGGCTACGAGGAGCTCAAGCACAGCATGGTGCTCACCGAGTACCTGCTGCGCTCGGGCAAGCGCACCGAGTCGCAGATGTTCGACTTCCAGCAGAAGCTGATGCAGCAGGTCTGGGAGCGGCCCTTCGAGAGCGCGCGCCAGATGACCATCTACGGGGTGTTCCAGGAGATGGCGACGTTCGTCATCTACCTGCGCCACGAGAAGGTCGCGCAGCGCTACGACGACGAGGCGCTCGCGACGGCCTACCGCCTGGCCGCGCGTGACGAGGTGGCCCACGCCCGCTTCTACGAGGACGTGACGAAGGTCTGCCTCGAGGAGGACCGCGAGGGCACGCTGCGCGACATCAACCTCGTGGTGAAGGGCTTCGAGATGCCCGGCGTGGGCATCGTTCCCGACTACGACGCGCGCATCGAGGTGATGCGCGAAGAGGGCGCAGTCGACCGCGACCTGTTCTACAAGAAGGTCTTCTTCCCCACGCTGCGGCGCCTCGGGGTGGACCGCGCCGAGCTGGGCGCCGCGGCGCGTCGCGAGCGCGAGGAGCGCCGCTCGGGCCAGGCGGCGGAGTAGTCGCTCGGGCCAGGTCCGAGTATCCGCTCTGGCCGGGCTGGGAGCGGGCTGGGGGCCGCCAGGCAGAAGGGGCGCGCAGTCGCCGCGCTGGCCGCACGGGGGCGTCGTCCCAGCGGCGGCACGGTAGCGGCGTCGTGCAGCGCTCGCTGGGCACGCGCGCGTCGCAGAGCGCGATAGAAATCCGGGACGGAACCTCCTACCCTCACGGCCAGCCGGCGGTGGGTCGGTGTGGAGGCTCTGATGCGGCGTAGTCTTTGGTTGCTCTTGGTTCTTTCGTGTTGGGGATGCTCCGGCTCCTCGTCGTCGGACCCCAGCGCGGGTCAGACCGGCGGGGGCCAGGCGGGATCGAGCCCGGCGACCCCGCCGGCGGGTGCCAGCGGGGCCCCCACCGCAGAGGCCGCGTCGGCCGGAGAAGCAGCTCCGAGCGGCCCCGACGAGGTGGAGCCGCCGCTGCCCGAGGCCCCGCCCCCCAGCGTCGACCCAGCCTTCGACGCGCCCGCGCCCACCCGCGGTGGCGAGCACGCCCTGTTCGAGGCAGTACCTCAAGACATCATGGCGGGGGGCACCGTCGAGAGCTCGTTCCCCAGCCCTGACGGGCGGCTGACCGCCGTCTCCTCGTACTCCGGCATGGCGGCCATCTACGACGCGCGCCAGGGCGTCGTGCGCGCCTCGAGGCGCCTCTTCCGGAGCGCCTACGACGCCGGCGTGTCGTTCGCGTGGGACGGCTCGTCCGCGCACGTCGCGGCGTTCGCCGGCAACGAGCTGTGCTTGTGGCACCTCTCGACCGACGACTACGACTGCGTGGACGTCGACGAGATCGGCCCAGTCGCCGTCGCCCGCGGTGGGCGGCGCGTGGTCTTCGCGAGCGCGCAAGGGAACGGCGGAGAGGCCATCTACACGTGGTCGCCCGGCGGCCACCCACACAAGGCGGTCGAGCGCGGCGCCGACGAGGAGGCTGTCCGCGTCCTCGCCGTGCACGGCAACCACGTCATCGCGCAGAGCGAGAGCGGCGCCACGATGTACGACGTCCGTGGCCGCTCCGAGCCGGTGGACCTCGGGGCGATCAGGATCGCGTCCAACGCCTTCACGCCCAACGGTCGCAGCTTCGTCGCGCTGAGCGAGACGGCGGTGCAGCTCCGCAATGTCAGTGACGGCGCCGTGGCGCGCGAGGTGTCTCTGCAGGGCGCGCCCGAGCACACGCGCATGATCGGCAACCGCGACGGATCCCGCGTGGCGCTGTGCGCGGACGACGGGCCCGTGGTGCATGTACACCTCGGGACGACACCCTCCGCCGAACCGATCGCCGATCAGACCTGCACCGGCGCCAGCCGGCCCGCTCTCCACGGGGCCTCGGCGCGCGTGGTGCCGCTCAACGACGAGGGGCTGCACCCCGAGCACAGGCGGCAGGCCGGCGAGAACGGTCGCGAGCACAGCCTGTGGTCGCTCGAGCTCAGCGAGGGGCGCGCCGTGCTGCACCGGCGCGGTGGAGCCGAGGCGTTCAGCGCGGCTGGGGTGCGGCGCGCACGCACCCAGGTCGGCGAGGGCGACGAGGGGTACGACGACGAGGGCTACTTCGACGGTCTCGTGGCGCGCTCCCCCACGCGGCACGGCGTCTTGCGCGTGGACCGCCACAACCGACCGGTGCTCCTCACCCGCTCCACGCGCGTGACCTTGGCGGACGCCCACGTGCTCAGCTGTGACGAGTACGTGGGCTGCGCGATCTCCGTCCGCTGGGACCGCGAGGAGCGACGCATCGCCCTCATGCACGCCAACCTCGTCGAGATCTTCGACACGACGAGCGGCGCGCGCCTCGGGTCGTTTCGGACTGGCCGTGGTTGCGCGGGCGAGTGCGGCGACGGCACCGTGTGCGTCCACGGGCGCTGTGAGGAGCCGGGCGCTGCCGTTGGCTCTGCCGAGTTCAGCCCTGATGGCGAGCGCATCGTCGCGATCGGGGCGGACGGTTCCGTCGGCCTGCACGACCTGGCCGGTGAGCGCCTGCGTCGCTTGGCTGGGCCCGAGCGGAGCGTGGAGGCGCGTCAGTCGTTCACGTTCAGCCCCGACAGTCAGCTCGTCGCGTTCCTGCGGCGCAAGCGGCTGACGTTGTTGCGCGCGACGGACGGCAGCGAGGTCTGGCACGTGGACCTCCCGCACACGCTCACGGCGCTGGCGTACAACGCCGATGGTACGG
It includes:
- a CDS encoding alpha/beta fold hydrolase, with translation MDLHGHLWTFRPYVAHVLRPKAPPPSRHFRVHVDDPVRGPVRLTGRLTLPAGSFEPGELDLVVAIHGMGGSHRSHYMVAVAQDAHALGMACLRVNLRGADRHGTDYYHAGLTADLAAVLESPEITVFRRVFVLGYSLGGHMALRHAAEGGHPRIAGLAAICPPIDLAAGVVEIDKPKGRIYRRNVLKGLKDIYKNVAARVDVPYRVDLAETIDTLREWDERVVAPRHGFSSADDYYARTSVAPILHQIEVPTLVVATTKDPMVFAHVVRPVLEECRAVRTVFLSRGGHVGFPQGTRLGLGDTGSVATQALRYLQRRAGPSRAIV
- a CDS encoding group II truncated hemoglobin, whose product is MTTPYEQLGDDGVRALVARFYDVMGARADATTIRAMHQGDLAEMTDKLATFLIGWMGGPQRYNERFGRVVIPAAHQRFDIGPSERDAWLACMRDAMEDSALTPDMRLRVMASFEKMADMCRTRD
- a CDS encoding penicillin-insensitive murein endopeptidase, coding for MRPQARLPSPAFALIAMLASLAAVAESAADLPHPHTREELEREQAHAEGHGEPTEEEQRDIDREIAAEEEARAQLADTAPPAPPAPPPFSVEAIVGHSRSISMGTANRGLLRRGVPMPRLPVVRVISAARGEHFGTAELVTLIVAGAEAVSASAPGSQLVVGDLSREGGGRIRPHQSHRSGRDVDLGFYVLDHQRRALPAGPGFVSMSNQLMGTHRGSLYAFDVARNWTLVEALLTHPDVQPQYIFVANPIIAALLAHARRQRVSADVLTRAEAVMRQPRGSPHRSHFHLRIFCPRDDVPSCEDDPPFYPWTRRTP
- a CDS encoding acyl carrier protein, which produces MDRPQLLTLFQKMAGEVAEKDLTGLEEASVIADIGVDSLAMLEIVGEMERELGVQIPDDELVGIETVRQLLDLVEKRVAIG
- a CDS encoding acyl-ACP desaturase → MASDQYHEKLYQRFRTFFDEAEQNRRWNPYRDVPWDKINPELPEHVALCAETFLGVEAYLPDYIRFGMDAVRASSVAQRWFAANWGYEELKHSMVLTEYLLRSGKRTESQMFDFQQKLMQQVWERPFESARQMTIYGVFQEMATFVIYLRHEKVAQRYDDEALATAYRLAARDEVAHARFYEDVTKVCLEEDREGTLRDINLVVKGFEMPGVGIVPDYDARIEVMREEGAVDRDLFYKKVFFPTLRRLGVDRAELGAAARREREERRSGQAAE